The Esox lucius isolate fEsoLuc1 chromosome 20, fEsoLuc1.pri, whole genome shotgun sequence region tcagcaTTAAGCTGATTTCTCAGCAGGCAAGTTGAACAAGGTGCATAACATTTTGATGCAACACATTCTTCccatttacagaaatgtattaCTGAAATGTTTAATTCTCTCTAATTGAAGATTTGAAAAAAATCCTTCAAGACGAAAACGAAAAAGGACAAACCTTCTCCTTAAATTTTTCATTAAGCGCTGCCATTCGTGCCGTGCGGTTCTCTTTGTTGGCTTCCATCTTCTGATTGAGCTTCTCTTCTGCTGTCTTGCTGAAGTTGTTGTTCTCCTCCATAGCTTTCTTTTGAACTTCTTTCTCGTGCTCTCTCTTCTCAGCTAAATGCTTCAGCACCTCTGCCTCATGACTCTAAAAAAATTGGAATATTAAAGTTACATAGTATGTTGGTGGTAACCATaaattagaaataaaaaaagacatctaGATTGTAACTTTACAACTGTTTGCTTAACTTAGAGAAAGTGTTCAGAACAGATGTTTATTCTATAAACGacactgaaatacaaaatgtaatttacttcATGATAGGTCAAGTCAACTCCTACTCTGATTTCAGATTTGAAAATCAGAGAATTAGAAGAAGATTCCAAAGGCACTAAGTTTTCATCTAGCTTGTTGGGAAATTGGTCAAAACGGCAGCAGTTTTAAAAGTTTGAAAGATAAGCAATTTTGCAGTTACAcagcagtttattttttatttgtgaattcATCTTATGACAGCTAGATGGGGGGTTCATAATATGTTTAAAGTCTGGGAGTTATTTATCAACTGGATCATTAAAATGATCCAGAAATCATTACAAATAAATCTCTTAAAAGTGAATGGACGACAAAATGGACAAATAGTTCAAAGCTTCATACTTTTTAATGTATAGAAAAACAGTGAGAAAATAAGTAAGTAAAGCAGATGTGGCTCAATTCTCTTATATATATGTGAACATCTAACTGTACCTTGCGTCTCTCCTCTGCGGCTTCCAGTTTCTTCTGGATCTCTTCAAGAGACATCTCCTTCTTCTCTTttggtggaggtagagggatTTCCCCCTTGGTGTCAGGGGCCAGGATCACCTCAAATGCTTGACCTGAAGCACGCTTGTCCAACTCCTTGACAAGGATGTCTGAAAATAGAGAGtagatacattttgaaagagggAGGTATTAAACCGATAATATCATTTGGAAAACATTCaacagccactgaaattcaaccctactgttgtttgctccttggggtttaaggccgggtgtctctgtaaagcacattgtgctgttgtaaaaagggctttataaaatacatttgattgattgattgagttctGGTTATTATTAAGCTGCTGGATAACCAAAATCCTTACGCACCAGAATGAACGCACTCTCTGGATTTCTACCTCAATTAAGTACCCCAGGAAACCCAAGCCGCGACATGGAAAGGCAACCATATTCGATTACTAACCCCTTAAACCTGGCTGGTGCTGGCCAATTGCCCTGCCGTCCCTGGGACCCCTGGGCTAGTCATTGAACAGGATTCAAGTCACATAATTATGCAGCTAAATGCTTAACGTTTCCTTCTTTCGAATTATGGAAGGGGAGAGGACATTAGGTCTGTAGCTGGATGTGACGAATGGATCTTTACGTAAAGATTTTAACTCAATTTCATATATTGTTTTTCAGTAATAACTATTAGAAACAAATATAAAATTCTAAATTTACAATGCAGCCAATACATCTCTGTTGACATACAGCAGTACAAGCTATCACACAGTCTCAGTGATTGCTAACTTTGGGGATCCCTTCGATCTCCAAAGTTAAATAAGCTTTTAGTTGTTCTCCACCCCATATTTGGAATTTACCAAGAtacttcaaaatgtaaattaattggtGGCTTCTAGGCAGGGGTGCCCAGCAGGCTGATTGTGATCTACAAGTCAGCAGTACACAACGGAGTTGTTTACCGAAAGTATAAGCACATTTGTGTTCCAAAgctgtaataataacaataagtaTCACAAGTTCCATGCTACTATCTAATGAATGCAATACAGACATTATCGTCTTGTTTAGCCATTATTGACATACAAAGCCAAACCTAACACTGTTTGAGAATTAGGTTAGCAAGTTAAATGATAATGGATTTGTGTGTTGACAGTAACAATTAAAACTTCGAACCCCAGACCTTCTAAAAACAGCAAACAAGGCTTACCTAGCAGGAGTATTATGACTAAGTATTGAATGTCTatgtataacttttttttatttcagcagACTTTTCCATGAAATGAGCACAAGTAAAGTATAAAGAATCATAATAGACATTCCTGTCTCACTGGATGCAATAAAAATGCCAGAAGCACAACTATATttaataattacaaacaaaacatataaCTATGTTAGTGTTCTCTTTTTATGATAGTTTATTCGCTATTtgtgattgtgttttgcacATTATGTATTGTGTACTAGATTTGTATATACAGTttggtccggaaataattggaaactgagttttgttattttgtcggTTTACCAACATATATTGAAGATACAGATGAAtaatgggcttaaagtgcagtctctcagctttagtTTGAGGGTATTTagatccaaattggaggaagggtttaggaattacatctCTTTtcatatgtagccccctctttttaaagggaccaaaagtaattggacatttgactcaaaagctgtttcatggacaagtGTGGGCTATTTCACGGAGAGCTCTTCTCTGAGGACAGCTGCAAAGTCTTTGCCAGTCTGTTTCGCAATGTCCTTTAACTCTGAAAGGTAAGTCTGTAAGCTGTTTTGCTAGCTACAGGGGTGTAGACACTGGCTAAGGCGCTAATGTGGTAAACTACGATAGAGAAGATGAATTGGAGGTCTGGGTCTGGCTCGCCAACTTGAGTCCCGTCTACGCATGTGCACTCCCGCATACTGCAGACCAATCCTTGCTCTGACCGAGCTTCAACCAGAGCCAAAAAACTGACAAAAACCGGTGTGGCTTAGTTCTCATTAAGTGCCCGTCAGTTTCCGACCAGGTAAGTTATGTTCATCAGCTGCAAAATCAACTTTTCTACTCTTTTCTCTGCTTATTAGCCACggctcactctctttctccgaTTTTCCTCTGCTCTCTCGCTCAGGTCTCTGCTGCAGCGTCACTCACGTGCTGCGTCTAGCGTCACTAGTCCCTTAAAGGGGTAGCAACATGAATTTTCTGGCATACTTTTAATCTTAAACATTAAATgattgttgtaaaaaaaaaatattaactcTGATGAATTAACTTACATTAAATGAATCACTTTTACCTTCCAAATTATTTATGCAGCTTTTAAACTATTTATTCTTACttatgtcatattttaacatgggtTACATTAATGTACAGCCATAGCATAGTTTTCATTGTCGGTTCTAATGGCATGTTCTATATATTTGCTGATATATGTTTTTTGATCAACTTGTTTGTCATGATATACATTGCCTAAAGAAGATAACCTTTTACACCCACAATCATTTTACTGTCCATTGAATTCAAGATCCTTACTCAGGGGCTATGTATGTTTAATCCATCTGAGACCTATATGTactaatatattaaataattttttttttttttacatagttaTTTATTGGTGTCAGTACGCTCCATTATTTGTGTTTCTAGCAGTAACTCTTGCTTCTGAACTGTTGATAGGGTTATGTGGTCCACCCCCCCccttttctgttttgatttAAGTCACATGTACACAATGTCTGTTTTGTGCACCCTGAAGAAAGCATGTGAGCCACAACGCGTTGGTGCTTTTTATTGCCCTGATATTCtaatatctttttattttaatcataATCAGAGAATGTATTGAAATTACACTGATAAAATATCCTGATAAAATGATTATGCTCTTATTCATAAGacttgaaaacaaatattgcaTTTTCTACAACTGGATACGTTGTGTACTGCCTCACCTTTATCATTTGGCCTGAAACTGAAGAACTGCCAAACAAGCGAGGAATACAGctgtggaaaaaaattaagaaaccactgcacctttttctttcctatccaaaaaagttgaaaaggaatgttttgagttcaatttgcagtggtctcttaattttaacccttctgttcctcactcaaatccttccttttcgacttttttggaaagaaaaaggtgcagtggcctatacattttttccagagcaaatcagtcattaatgtcaaccCAGTCAATGGTGAATATTGTCACCATGTAGCATCATTTCTGCACCACCTCTTCTTcgcccttttttctttttctaatgcataatttaaCACTCATTCAcatcaaaaaagacacaaaatacagacagacaaatacaatACTATGTAAGTGGTGCGTCGTCCCTTGCTTTTATATCTGGGAGATGTGAGGGTAATTCCATATAATCAAACCATTTATTTGGTGACCAGAATTCTGTACAACTATTTGTACTGTAAGGCTCACAGAGACAAATGAATAGTTGTTTTATATACTAGTCCATACACTTGGCGCTATGGAATTGGAATATCAAAAAGattttcccaaatgttttgaatacGGTAGGGTGCCACAGTCAGACTTTTTGTAGCAAGATGGAAgagatacattttacagtttatgTTAGTCCAGTTTAACCATGCATGATCTTTAATTGATGGGCGACCAGGAGATTCATTGATTTGTAGAGTTTAaaattttctttctccatttaTCTGGTATGGCTGCAATGAGTTGATTATATCTCAGAAGTGAGCATGTTTCACCACATGCTTCTTTGAGTAGCTCATCAGTGATAAGTTTCCCGTCTTTGTTTGTGATGTCTTTAAGAAACAAGATACCCTTCTTGTaccttttttcaatgtttttattttcaattaatataTTTGAGTTTAGCCATATAATTGAGTGTAAGATTTGTTCAAGCTGTTCAGGAGGATGGAATTGGAATTGTAACCAGCTTTGTATAGATTTTTCACAAAGGTCGAAGTTTCAAATAATGTACCATTAGTTTAAAATGGCACACTTTAATCTGTAGCATGGCAAAGAGCCCGTCTTTAAACATGGGATGGGTCTGTCTTATTAGTGTACTTGAGAACCAGTTTGAATTCAGATATAGTTTTGTTATAATTGAAGCTTTAAGTGACTGATTAAAAACTCTGATATTTATTAGTTTGACCTCACCAATTTCATATtcattatatacatattttgaTCTTATTTAATCTGGCTAACCATTTaagataaaatcaaatatttgaaaacagACTCCAGGCGTAAGGAGTGTCATGAATAAATGTGTGAACTGGGATAATACGAATTAGTTGACTGAAGTAACCTTGCCATAGATAGTTAGAAGCATTCCTGTCCAAGGTTTTGATATGCGATCGACCTTGGTCATTTTCCTGTCAAAGTTACTAGAAACCagattttcaatatttttgggaatatgTATACCAAGGCGATCCATGTCCCCTTCGGTCCATTTGATTGGAAGTTCACATGGAAGTGTAAAAGGAGCATCCTTTAATGATCCAACGCGTAATATGGTGCACTTTTCATAGTTGGGTTTTAATCCAGATAGATTTGAAAAATGGTCTAGATCTTTAAAGAGCCAGGAAGCGAGGAATATTTAGCATAAAGCAGTATATTAACCCTTATGCACCCCTCtggcatttttgtaaatttttctaattttttgtattttatttggggatcattttgtctgtgttgcagctaGGGGCATGATTTGTTGGCAGAactcttattttttgttaattttttttttatccaatgtctttaactctttcatgtctttcatactcagtttatgaattttgcaccctcttgacaccttcatggacaaaaatgtcccattgacttccattaaaaacatttgttttaatctcactgccattagagtataaaaccaaTCTGAATCTGGTTGAATCTGGTAGAAGAGtttttgtgtgcacgtgtgtgtctgCGCACCCGTGTGTCTGCGCACCCGTGTGTCTGCGCGCCCACATGTCcacatgtgagtgtgtgatggaatacagtcaaaatttcaaatatcactacttttcttcaaaatgaaatgcttacattacagaatgcatggttttatactctaatggcagtgagataaaaagttttgtttttaatggaagtcaatgggacatttttgtccacggaGGTGTCCAGAGGAATATCtggcactacataaaatatactaatgcaatcaaatacattttgttgctaatctttgacatatccaagactctaatctccaccaaagccccatgcctctatttattatatggaaaatattatttttgtaaagattttttgtaataaatagctggcatttaaagggttaaaattctgaaaatgattgaatgtttggttgttttgagcaggttttaagttgtttaagagatttatgaaaaaaaaagatgaaataaatattaatgtataaatattttatgtcagtttttgtacatttttgtccacgaaggtgtccaaaGGGTAGTAAATTTGATTAATGAGGCTACTTAACACCTTTTGAAAGCTATTCTACTTAATAGCTTTTAAAAGTTAATGTAtgatttattatttcatttatagGAATAAGCAAATCCAAAGTCCAAGATAGCAAAATCATTGTATAATGCAAGAATAGACAAATAAATCCTACACCTGCTTATTTATTAGTTTCAGATATGTGTTACATAAAGAGTATGCTAAATAATATCAGAGTTTAAGATATTTTTACTGTTTGCTGCTTTTTAAGAAGTGAGTTAATGTGAGGTAATAATACATTTCGTTATTCCCACAAATGTACCTCACCATGCGAGCAGCAAATTCGACCCGTCGatggatttaaaaacaaatcgaTCATGTTTGGAAAGGTTGTTTGCGATGATGTGTAAATCCAGACATTGTCCAGCCCTAGTTCACAATCCCAATTAATTTTTATACATTCACATTCTTAAAAGGTCCTGCTCCTCATTCCAGTTCTGCTCCTTGTTCTaccattttttttaatcctaaCACTTATCCCAACCTATAGACCAAAAACGTAATGGAGCAGCAGACAAGTTAATTTAGACTTTCATTCTGGGTTAATAAGCAGCCTgcaaatgtgaaatatattatGACAATAGTGTTATAAAGGCCGGACAACACGCTTACCTCCAGAGGTAGCCATTTTAGCAGAGTACTGAGGGTCGTTATACCTGGGAAAGAAAATACAGACAAAGCCACTGGGTTAAAGATAATGCATGTATTTCAAAACTTCACCCCATGCACTAATCAGTgaaagcacaaaaacacaaaaatgctgATTGATACAGGCAAAGACAAATACCAAGTCTGACAGTGGAGACATATGTGCctactgaaatgtaattgagtGTGAAGTCTGGTGTCTGTAGGATGACTCAGAGACAGATCACTGGTTTTGATGGTAAACTTTAGACATGAAAACTAGTTATGCAGATTTTGCACAAAGGATGAGACATAGATtttacccaaatctaaatgcatcTTTTCAAAATGAAAGCTAGCAAAATGTGAACGTGTATAATTTCAATGGAGATGAAAAGGGCGTGGACATTAAGTCATTCCCATCTTTGTTTATAATAGACAAATACCGGAGCATAAATTAAGTTTAAAGAAAAATATCTACTTCGCCATTGTTACAGTTATATCATGTGTGCAGCGCATTACCCCCAGGACAAATTATTCCACAAAAAAACGAATTATGGGGAGCGCCATAGTGAATACAGATCAAAGAACAACATGTAGGCTACTCAGACAGGTTCGGTCTGAGTTAACGGTCAcgaaaataatgtaatatacagtCGTTGCAATCAATCAATTCCAAGTTTCATTTGGATGTCAACGCCAAGATTAGCTCCAAAACAAGACAAtaacaaagacaaagacaaaaaacaaaataccgATAGCCATCGCCCCATTTTGACTTGGAAAAatttatttaatagaaaacGACAAACACAGATAACAGCTATAGTAGCTTTATAAACAATTAAGACATTGCGAGAGTCACACATAACATTGTTGGAATACCATCGATATTGACATCCAGCTCTACCAACCTGCCGATGAACGAATTACAAAGCTGGTGCTGCGACAACAATGGACTTGGCTGTACTGTCAGGTCCATATGGCAGACAATCACACAATGTCatataataatgaaaataatattactTGGCGAAACAAAATCTCTCTTTACATGTAAAGCAGACCTTTTATCCTTATAGTAGTGTAGAAATTCAATGTTAAATCGTCGATAGACGACAAAGAATTTGTGCAACAGCGCACTGCGAGGTAGAGTGCTCACACCCAACCAAGTCTTCTCCATcaccaacacagacagaaatattCGCTGGGCGGAAAAATCTGAGCCAATTTTTTTTTGATGAATATTGAATTGTGTAATAACGATAAACGTTACAGAAAACCTGGAATgttaatgtatgtacatttagtGGTATTTTTATAAATCAGTGAGCTGCACCACTATTAACCTAGCAAATTAGCTAAGGTACCAACGCAACGATTTCCAGCTAGGCTAACGTAAAGAAAACGTTTAATACCAACACCCGGACAGCTAGCTATATTTTACTACTGTAGCTAATTAACGTAATGTAACGTTAACTTCAGCAATAACGTCCCAATAATGTTACTTACCATCATCTTTTAAATGTCGTATCTAAATGAGACTCAGGGTTTAATGGCTGCAATcaatacatttactgtaaaatgcattacattatttttacaAATCTTACGTTACCTTCAAATGCTTACAATGTAACGTTACCCTCCGAGCATCAGATTGCTACCTCTTCTTCACATGGACTGCCAACCACTGCACTGTTCccccaacaaacaaaaaaacacaaagcagcTGTCAGCTCGTCACATCTTTTTCCCTACTCTTATTGGTCCTAATAGTCCAATGAAAAAATGTCGACGTTCCCAGCTGGAATCAAAACAACAGCACCAGACCGCGGCTTCCATACCATAGAGATGGTTAGATCACTTTAATGAGAGAAAAACCAGCACTAAAGCGGACATCGTTATTCGCCATTTTAAAGTAGTCATCTGTATAGTTCTTACTTCATGTTATCATGTTATCAAATAGTATCAATAAATTAAATCTACAGAAATTTCATTATGGCAcgttttcacacaatatatCCTCTTTCCATCTATAAGAAGGGATAGGGTAGCTGAATGGTATCACATTAAACAAAAATCACTGTTTATAACCCTGAATCAGTTTGTTTTAACAAAATCCTGAATCTGGGTCATAGCCCTCATTCATTTGCTATTTTGGAACCAGTAAAAGCTGTCATTTCCACTTGGTAACTGGTTCTAACAAATCATGTGGCTTAAACAACCAATAAGGAAGTTGGACATTACAGTGTCATAGTTTCAACTTTCTACTGGCACTTTAAATCAGAACCAAAATATACCTAGGCTGAGTATAAGACTATAACTCATTATAACATTCCTCAAATTGTGATacagatgaaaataaataaataataatgacgACCATCAATAACAATCAGATA contains the following coding sequences:
- the stmn1b gene encoding stathmin 1b isoform X2, with the protein product MATSGDILVKELDKRASGQAFEVILAPDTKGEIPLPPPKEKKEMSLEEIQKKLEAAEERRKSHEAEVLKHLAEKREHEKEVQKKAMEENNNFSKTAEEKLNQKMEANKENRTARMAALNEKFKEKDKKLEEVRKAKETKPEGEN
- the stmn1b gene encoding stathmin 1b isoform X1, which codes for MATSGDILVKELDKRASGQAFEVILAPDTKGEIPLPPPKEKKEMSLEEIQKKLEAAEERRKSHEAEVLKHLAEKREHEKEVQKKAMEENNNFSKTAEEKLNQKMEANKENRTARMAALNEKFKEKDKKLEEVRKAKETKPEGEN
- the stmn1b gene encoding stathmin 1b (The RefSeq protein has 1 substitution compared to this genomic sequence), whose amino-acid sequence is MATSGDILVKELDKRASGQAFEVILAPDTKGEIPLPPPKEKKEMSLEEIQKKLEAAEERRKSHEAEVLKHLAEKREHEKEVQKKAMEENNNFSKTAEEKLNQKMEANKENRTARMAALNEKFKEKDKKLEEVRKARETKPEGEN